One Lutzomyia longipalpis isolate SR_M1_2022 chromosome 4, ASM2433408v1 DNA segment encodes these proteins:
- the LOC129796437 gene encoding facilitated trehalose transporter Tret1-like: MTPPSKAAIRQTILSLCVSLGYFGIGLVRGFSAPAIPSIKDTIPELLPDLHIEAWVSSVPPLGAFFGSLITAVLMHRLGRKFSVLLAAPIWVVSWTFIALAQRWEIIMIGRALSGIAVGITLPSAQIYVSECSDPKIRGVLASFPSISMSLGIVFSYVIGSFLPWRQQAWFACAVAVVQFFAILYLPESPVWLKSKKKIPEADVSAEWLVLSGFTTTADQVNQVKLYKSYSFRALCRRTVLLPLAVGLTLLMIQQLSGIDAVIFFTVEIFRSAGSSINGNIATIIVGLVQLLSNFASLFVVDRFGRKPLLIISGALMSISMTSMGFAFNLTDSGNHNYGFLPLMSLIVFMIGFSVGFGCIPFLLMGEIFPTKQRSILSSFAGSFNLLIMFLVIFTYHPLQRAITTAGTFWAYAVMCICGVLFVIFLVPETKGRDLESITQLFEKKTHSRKVSAISSGTDNKHGVDNLAVVITTSDVNLAHPDGVPPVSKT, translated from the coding sequence aCAATCCTGTCGCTATGTGTCTCTCTGGGGTACTTCGGAATTGGCCTTGTTCGTGGCTTCTCCGCACCTGCTATTCCGTCCATCAAAGACACAATTCCGGAACTCCTTCCGGACTTACATATTGAGGCATGGGTGAGCTCTGTGCCACCTCTGGGTGCCTTCTTTGGTAGCCTCATCACAGCCGTCCTTATGCACCGTCTGGGTAGGAAGTTTTCCGTCCTCCTTGCTGCTCCCATTTGGGTTGTCTCATGGACATTTATTGCACTAGCCCAGCGCTGGGAAATCATCATGATTGGCCGTGCATTGTCGGGAATTGCAGTCGGGATCACCCTGCCCTCAGCTCAGATCTACGTCAGTGAGTGCAGTGATCCGAAGATTCGCGGAGTACTCGCATCATTCCCCTCCATCTCAATGTCCCTCGGGATTGTCTTCTCCTACGTCATTGGGAGCTTCCTACCGTGGCGACAGCAAGCTTGGTTTGCCTGTGCTGTGGCTGTGGTACAATTCTTTGCCATTCTCTACCTGCCAGAGTCACCAGTGTGGCTGAAGTCCAAAAAGAAGATCCCCGAGGCTGATGTTTCGGCAGAATGGCTAGTCTTGTCGGGCTTCACAACAACTGCAGATCAAGTGAATCAAGTGAAACTGTACAAATCCTACTCTTTCCGTGCACTGTGTAGAAGGACAGTACTCCTACCACTTGCTGTGGGTCTCACCCTGCTTATGATCCAGCAACTAAGCGGCATTGATGCTGTGATCTTCTTCACCGTGGAGATCTTCAGGAGTGCTGGAAGTTCCATTAATGGGAATATTGCTACAATTATTGTGGGCCTGGTGCAGCTTCTCAGCAACTTTGCATCCCTCTTCGTTGTTGACCGTTTCGGACGGAAGCCACTGCTCATCATTTCCGGTGCCTTGATGTCCATTTCAATGACCTCCATGggatttgcatttaatttaacgGACAGTGGGAATCACAACTACGGGTTCCTCCCACTTATGAGCCTCATTGTCTTCATGATTGGCTTCTCCGTGGGCTTTGGGTGTATCCCCTTCCTTCTTATGGGtgaaattttccccacaaaacAACGCAGCATCCTCAGCTCATTTGCGGGGTCTTTCAACCTCCTCATCATGTTTCTCGTAATCTTCACATATCATCCACTACAGCGTGCCATAACCACCGCCGGGACATTCTGGGCATACGCCGTAATGTGCATCTGCGGCGTGCTCTTTGTGATATTCCTCGTTCCGGAGACAAAGGGTCGCGATCTCGAGAGTATTACGCAGCTCTTCGAAAAGAAGACACATTCACGGAAAGTTTCCGCCATCTCATCCGGAACGGACAATAAGCATGGTGTGGATAATCTCGCTGTTGTAATCACAACGAGTGACGTGAATCTTGCGCATCCCGATGGGGTACCACCAGTTAGCAAGACTTAA
- the LOC129796433 gene encoding titin, whose product MGRKSKGKANRNNQQAVKVSQPIGNQLSGDAAKKETPVAEETAEIAPSIAKSEPSSSNDAPTTAVAEAATAEPVNVAQEIAKEEPQEQEMEDTGAEFSQVGKKKRNRNRNKKKNQQNIQEVEQNATAPDENAPKSPPVVPEVAKDVQNKEEMAEKALNASSKRSEKNNKKKNAEKANQVASVDENRICGVAIDTVVKANESGDNVVANDVQHTKVPKENLSHLAGEALKKLENPPEKKKEELKPDAKPTVDQEISSQSKSGEKPAVKDEVQCEIKPEAKSEISPEIKEKPKEKSQDKNEPKPSIKQEAKGDIKTDLKSDEKREECKAHAPPSEVKQNKFNKKAEKQKENKNSKAETKPNVKAQPEAKHQDDPVKVQPKETATSDNKTVQENIEAAVEPDKNEILNKPEIIKETKAEEKSEDNFEVKTPAKEQPKSESKKIKQIEDVKSGEQVAIKTEAKPEDKLEVKSEDKTDSKPEVKVVPKSDQKQEGKSKNDKSQKKQQKQQKTEQKVPDKKTKPEDVKKNTEPKITPDKTTELTTDQVPLCEAPKAATLPKTDETKELAKLVDTASKVEVPLIDPITIEISQPLIITTEVCKDKLKEPSTESTLAQLIELVSNTDIPLQDMCPAGVKEKMAEFQKPIAETGAALAELVNVVAGVDVPLKDVELPIIEDKTDKGLKGKKGKQTKGNETKSPQIQEKNQDIKKADATKPEAKPSELKKDNKKNNEATDSKDSKQDSSAKEKIEVKESTAASQELQTVVPQTEETKETAAPDKEIEVTQVQEIKKDTEASLNESHPEVSSEAPKKPESQDSCQEKTAISTEGKKDEKIEPKSEQTQTCKDKETKPLEEPKKESSVQTAPSSQKPCQNTSPPITKKNKDDANIRAAKEKSEAKAKEVPEKNPQEKMDAISFEPDKLIDILDTKMQTLPTSTGAIKKVPKQKAEQEKDSIGSSDMGAQTQISVLPSFHDKTKPSEEVKASNEGRKINQPAQQVQQQKTDKSGKTSPQKSPPKSPAGKKPQIPPKPEHLLKKTPQQGPQKEPLNQSSKAPEKPAGKKQMILSDDEEEFIEYKFTPRQVFLATICQVCKIALQSPNPCLSCLMVSYCSEAHAKEDAVIHQPLCRALQEIARKRGGHVYNNAKILSSDDFRNLRVHTLNLCESLTQRPLQPFEKEILIFPRICCTPTCREWRPPLLTECQKCGQVSYCREQPAHLSEDHQRWCPFFLLYQKLIIRQKTIGRIEPTLPSRIFLQRYELPATMEDVFKELYKNNPAIKDDCSYATLTQLATAPLTAYSAMQKVKLSVAETLTIHLVGAELQFEGDTLDKWEAFFLHLIPQVLELRVVFIGPELNAENLPLDILSRIRMCRTCRQSCRGVKFDFQCGKLYHDYAKLPAFTKPDLICFFNPGLYRATGFSGLDTWPETIKVTTSLNCPIVVTSYTELEAPQDLTQLHRASSRPLNLIHPPMVNPFSSQRPERNFISDEISPMIFKNYFVFIVS is encoded by the exons ATGGGtagaaaatcaaaaggaaaagCCAACAGAAACAACCAACAGGCAGTTAAAGTTAGTCAACCAATTGGTAATCAACTCTCTGGTGATGCTGCAAAAAAGGAAACTCCTGTAGCGGAAGAAACAGCTGAAATTGCTCCGAGTATTGCTAAGTCTGAGCCAAGCAGCAGCAATGATGCACCGACAACAGCAGTAGCTGAAGCAGCAACAGCAGAACCTGTAAATGTTGCCCAAGAAATAGCCAAGGAAGAACCCCAAGAGCAAGAAATGGAAGACACTGGAGCAGAATTCAGTCAagttgggaagaaaaaaagaaatagaaatcgcaacaagaaaaagaatcaacaAAACATCCAAGAAGTTGAGCAAAATGCAACTGCACCAGATGAAAATGCACCGAAAAGTCCACCCGTGGTGCCTGAAGTGGCCAAAGATGTGCAAAATAAGGAAGAAATGgctgaaaaagcattaaatgCCTCATCAAAGCGAAGtgagaagaataataaaaagaagaatgcAGAGAAAGCAAATCAAGTGGCGTCTGTTGatgaaaatagaatttgtGGTGTGGCAATAGATACAGTTGTGAAAGCCAATGAAAGTGGTGACAATGTTGTAGCAAATGACGTTCAACATACAAAAGTgccgaaagaaaatttgtcacACCTCGCGGGGGAAGCTctgaaaaaattagaaaatccacctgagaaaaaaaaagaagagctcAAACCAGACGCTAAACCTACAGTTGATCAGGAAATTAGTTCTCAGAGTAAATCTGGCGAGAAGCCTGCAGTTAAAGATGAGGTTCAATGTGAAATTAAGCCTGAAGCTAAGTCAGAGATTTCGCctgaaattaaggaaaaaccaaaagaaaaatctcaagacaAAAATGAACCTAAACCTTCAATTAAACAAGAGGCAAAAGGAGACATcaaaaccgacttaaaatcTGATGAAAAGCGTGAAGAATGTAAGGCTCATGCACCTCCATCTGAAgtcaaacaaaataaattcaacaaaaaagctgagaagcaaaaagaaaataaaaattctaaagccGAAACTAAGCCTAATGTTAAAGCACAACCTGAAGCTAAACATCAAGATGATCCTGTTAAAGTTCAACCGAAGGAAACTGCAACGTCTGATAACAAGACTGTTCAAGAAAATATCGAAGCTGCTGTAGAACCAGATAAAAATGAGATTCTAAATAAGCCTGAGATCATAAAAGAAACCAAAGCTGAAGAAAAATCTGAAGATAATTTCGAAGTTAAGACTCCTGCCAAAGAACAACCAAAAAGtgagagcaaaaaaataaaacaaattgaagATGTAAAATCGGGAGAACAGGTTGCAATCAAGACTGAAGCTAAACCTGAAGATAAGCTTGAAGTAAAGTCTGAAGATAAAACTGATAGTAAACCAGAAGTCAAAGTAGTCCCGAAATCAGATCAAAAGCAAGAAGGTAAAtctaaaaatgataaatcccaaaaaaagcagcaaaaacaacaaaagaCAGAGCAAAAGGTACCGGATAAAAAGACAAAGCCTGAGGACGTTAAGAAAAATACAGAGCCAAAGATTACTCCAGATAAAACAACAGAATTAACAACAGATCAAGTACCCCTCTGTGAAGCTCCGAAAGCCGCCACATTACCAAAGACTGATGAAACAAAGGAGCTTGCAAAGCTCGTTGATACAGCTTCTAAGGTGGAAGTACCTTTGATAGATCCAATAACAATTGAAATCTCTCAACCACTCATCATTACAACGGAGGTGTGCAAAGATAAACTTAAGGAACCAAGTACTGAATCAACATTGGCACAGCTTATTGAGCTAGTTTCCAACACCGATATACCATTGCAGGATATGTGTCCAGCAGGTGTAAAGGAGAAAATGGCAGAATTTCAGAAGCCAATAGCTGAAACTGGTGCAGCTTTGGCTGAATTAGTTAATGTCGTTGCAGGAGTTGATGTCCCTCTAAAAGATGTTGAACTTCCAATAATCGAGGATAAAACTGATAAAGGGCTAAAAGGTAAAAAGGGTAAACAAACGAAAGGTAATGAAACAAAATCTCCGCAAATTCAGGAGAAAAATCAAGATATAAAGAAGGCAGATGCTACGAAGCCAGAGGCTAAACCAagtgaattgaaaaaagacaataagaaaaataatgaggCTACAGATAGTAAAGATTCAAAGCAAGATAGTTCAGCCAAAGAGAAGATTGAAGTCAAAGAGTCTACAGCGGCAAGTCAAGAACTACAAACGGTAGTCCCTCAGACAGAAGAAACTAAAGAGACTGCAGCCCCTGATAAGGAAATTGAAGTAACGCAGgttcaagaaattaaaaaggacACAGAAGCAAGTCTGAATGAGAGCCATCCAGAGGTTAGTAGTGAAGCTCCTAAAAAGCCTGAGAGTCAAGATTCATGCCAAGAAAAGACTGCAATATCAACAGAAGGGAAGAAAGACGAAAAAATTGAGCCAAAATCAGAACAAACTCAAACTTGTAAAGATAAGGAAACGAAACCTCTTGAAGAACCCAAAAAAGAGAGTTCTGTCCAAACAGCTCCAAGTTCACAGAAACCGTGTCAAAATACATCTCCACCAATTACAAAGAAGAATAAGGATGATGCGAATATAAGAGCAGCAAAGGAGAAGAGCGAGGCTAAGGCAAAAGAAGTTCCTGAAAAAAATCCGCAGGAGAAAATGGATGCCATTTCGTTTGAACcagataaattaattgatatcCTGGACACAAAAATGCAGACACTACCTACCAGTACTGGAGCCATTAAGAAGGTTCCAAAGCAAAAGGCTGAGCAGGAGAAAGACAGCATTGGGAGCAGTGACATGGGAGCACAGACACAGATTAGTGTCTTACCGTCTTTCCATGACAAAACTAAGCCATCAGAGGAAGTTAAGGCATCAAATGAGGGTAGGAAAATTAATCAGCCTGCTCAACAGGTACAACAACAGAAGACGGATAAAAGCGGGAAGACTTCGCCACAGAAGAGTCCACCCAAGTCTCCGGCTGGTAAGAAGCCCCAAATACCTCCAAAACCTGAACATCTTCTGAAGAAAACTCCGCAACAAGGCCCACAAAAGGAACCGTTGAATCAGTCTTCAAAAGCGCCTGAAAAACCCGCAGGAAAGAAACAAATGATTTTGTCAGATGacgaagaagaatttattgaatacaAATTTACACCAAGACAAGTCTTCCTCGCTACAATCTGCCAAGTTTGCAAGATAGCCCTGCAGAGTCCAAACCCATGCCTGAGCTGCCTCATGGTTTCCTACTGCAGTGAAGCTCATGCGAAAGAAGATGCCGTGATACATCAACCACTATGTCGTGCACTTCAGGAAATTGCCCGGAAACGTGGAGGGCATGTTTACAATAATGCAAAGATCCTGTCAAGTGATGACTTCAGGAATCTCCGTGTCCACACCCTCAATCTGTGCGAATCTCTAACACAGCGACCCCTACAACCGTTCGAAAAGGAAATCCTCATCTTCCCACGGATCTGCTGTACTCCAACCTGCCGTGAGTGGCGACCACCATTGCTGACGGAATGTCAAAAATGCGGTCAAGTCTCCTACTGTCGGGAACAACCGGCTCACCTATCTGAGGATCATCAGCGTTGGTGTCCCTTCTTCCTGCTCTACCAAAAACTCATAATCCGCCAGAAGACAATTGGTCGCATTGAACCAACCCTTCCGTCGAGAATCTTCTTGCAGCGCTACGAACTTCCTGCCACAATGGAGGATGTCTTCAAGGAGCTGTACAAGAATAACCCTGCCATTAAGGATGACTGTAGCTATGCAACCCTGACGCAACTAGCAACGGCACCACTAACAGCCTACAGTGCGATGCAGAAGGTGAAGCTTAGTGTTGCGGAAACACTGACTATTCACTTAGTTGGGGCTGAATTGCAATTTGAGGGAGACACCCTGGATAAATGGGAAGCCTTCTTCCTTCATCTCATCCCACAAGTTCTGGAACTTCGGGTGGTTTTCATTGGGCCCGAATTGAATGCGGAAAATTTGCCACTAGATATCTTAAGTCGAATTCG AATGTGTCGAACGTGTCGCCAGTCCTGCCGTGGGGTGAAGTTTGACTTTCAATGCGGGAAACTCTATCACGACTACGCCAAACTGCCGGCATTCACGAAGCCAGATTTAA tttgTTTCTTCAATCCGGGCCTATACAGAGCCACGGGATTCAGTGGCTTGGACACATGGCCAGAAACCATAAAGGTCACCACATCACTCAACTGCCCAATCGTTGTGACTTCGTATACGGAATTGGAGGCCCCGCAGGACCTCACACAGCTCCATCGTGCCTCATCACGCCCCCTAAATCTCATCCATCCACCCATGGTGAATCCCTTTTCATCCCAACGCCCCGAGAGGAATTTCATTTCTGACGAAATCTCCCCGATGATCTTCAAGAATTACTTTGTGTTCATCGTCAGCTAA